Proteins from one Telopea speciosissima isolate NSW1024214 ecotype Mountain lineage chromosome 1, Tspe_v1, whole genome shotgun sequence genomic window:
- the LOC122644680 gene encoding cytochrome P450 78A7-like codes for MELGMASKDSRWWVFTLPAFFGTTNLFDQWVLFSLLLAFISVGLLTWAFTAGGLAWKHGRNHWGLVSIPGPRGLPMFGSLFSLSLGLAHRTLASIASTLDATQLMAFSLGSTPVVVSSDPKTAKEILTSPHFADRPIKHSAKMLMFERAIGFAPNGTYWRLLRRIASSHLFSPKRIAAHEGGRQLDCSTMLCGIAEEQSKHGAVLLRKHLQAASLNNIMGSVFGKRYEVGCEESQELKELREMVNEGFELLGAFNWSDYLPWLSYFYDPFRINQRCAALVPRVRRFVCEIIEEHRRSKCDKLSDNADFVDVLLSLDGEEKLQEDDMVAVLWEMIFRGTDTTALLTEWVMAELVLNPDVQSKLQEELDGVVGDEGLTDADVVNLPYLQSVLKETLRIHPPGPLLSWSRLSISDVQLSNGMLIPAHTTAMVNMWAITHDPKVWKDPMVFKPERFMEKAGGENVDVRGNDLRLAPFGAGRRVCPGKNLGMVTVSLWVAKLVQQFKWVADAEKPVDLSELLKLSCEMKNHLSVVAVPRNVVVPSP; via the exons ATGGAGTTGGGTATGGCTTCGAAGGATTCAAGATGGTGGGTATTCACACTTCCAGCGTTTTTCGGGACCACAAATCTTTTCGACCAATGGGTtctgttttcccttcttctagCTTTCATATCCGTTGGGCTTCTCACCTGGGCTTTCACCGCTGGTGGGCTTGCTTGGAAACACGGCAGGAACCACTGGGGTCTTGTTTCCATCCCCGGTCCTCGAGGTCTCCCCATGTTTGGTAGCTTATTCAGCCTCAGCCTTGGCTTGGCCCACCGAACCCTAGCCTCCATCGCTTCCACCCTTGATGCCACCCAACTCATGGCCTTCAGTCTTGGCTCCACCCCTGTGGTTGTCTCTTCCGACCCCAAAACGGCCAAAGAGATCCTCACCTCTCCCCATTTCGCTGATCGTCCCATCAAACACTCGGCCAAAATGCTTATGTTCGAACGAGCCATTGGGTTCGCCCCAAACGGCACTTACTGGAGACTCCTCAGGAGGATTGCTTCCTCTCACCTCTTCTCCCCCAAGCGCATCGCAGCCCACGAAGGCGGTCGTCAGCTAGACTGTTCAACCATGCTGTGTGGCATCGCTGAAGAACAGTCCAAGCATGGGGCTGTCCTCTTGAGGAAACACCTTCAGGCAGCTTCGCTCAATAACATcatgggcagtgttttcggtaAGAGATACGAAGTGGGCTGTGAAGAAAGCCAAGAATTGAAGGAGCTCCGTGAAATGGTAAATGAAGGGTTCGAGCTTCTTGGTGCTTTCAACTGGTCTGATTATCTTCCATGGTTGAGTTACTTCTACGATCCTTTCCGTATCAACCAACGATGTGCTGCTCTTGTTCCTCGCGTGAGGAGATTCGTTTGCGAGATTATTGAAGAACACCGACGGAGCAAGTGTGACAAGCTATCCGATAATGCAGACTTCGTCGATGTCTTGCTCTCTCTCGATGGTGAAGAAAAACTCCAGGAGGACGACATGGTTGCAGTCTTATGG GAAATGATCTTCCGAGGAACTGACACAACGGCACTACTAACCGAGTGGGTAATGGCCGAGTTGGTGTTGAACCCGGATGTTCAATCCAAGCTTCAAGAAGAGCTAGACGGAGTGGTCGGTGACGAGGGCTTAACAGATGCTGACGTGGTGAACCTACCGTATCTCCAGTCAGTGTTGAAGGAGACTCTCCGAATCCACCCACCTGGTCCACTGCTTTCGTGGTCCCGGTTGTCCATATCAGATGTCCAGCTAAGCAATGGAATGCTCATCCCTGCACACACCACGGCTATGGTCAACATGTGGGCCATAACCCACGACCCAAAAGTTTGGAAGGATCCCATGGTTTTCAAACCGGAGAGGTTCATGGAGAAAGCCGGTGGCGAGAATGTGGACGTAAGGGGAAACGACCTAAGGCTAGCTCCGTTTGGGGCGGGTCGTCGGGTATGCCCGGGAAAGAACCTAGGGATGGTGACGGTTAGCCTTTGGGTGGCTAAACTGGTTCAGCAATTCAAGTGGGTTGCAGACGCCGAGAAGCCAGTTGACTTGAGTGAGTTATTGAAGCTGTCTTGCGAGATGAAGAATCATCTCTCTGTCGTGGCTGTTCCTAGGAATGTTGTTGTGCCAAGCCCTTAA